Proteins encoded within one genomic window of Marinobacter halotolerans:
- a CDS encoding acetate kinase: MEETLLVVNCGSSSLKLALFDGQQRKLASALAERLNQSDAFARIEGDKQAIHLGPDASHERALEVLVAALRERNLMASDPTAIGHRVVHGGETFREAALIDDDVLSAIDECAGLAPLHNPVNLAGIRATLEQFPGVPQAAVFDTAFHQTLPEHAYLYAVPGKWYREWGVRRYGFHGTSHSFMATEAARILDRPPEQTSIISAHLGNGCSITAIRDGCSVDTSMGLTPLEGLAMGTRSGDVDPGLFDFLRSKGIEAEEVHRSLNQQSGLLGLSEKTNDMRTLCESADQGHAPSRTAIEVFCFRLARYVGAMMASLDRLDALVFTGGIGENSARVRERTIAHLQLLGFHLDANRNDSHGKSSSGHIESANSRFPVLVIPTNEELVIAREASRLASARNKT, translated from the coding sequence ATGGAAGAAACGCTACTTGTCGTAAACTGCGGCAGCTCATCACTGAAACTTGCCCTGTTTGACGGTCAGCAACGGAAACTGGCCTCGGCCCTGGCCGAACGTCTGAATCAGTCAGACGCGTTTGCCCGGATTGAAGGCGACAAACAGGCAATTCATCTCGGGCCCGATGCCTCCCACGAACGCGCCCTTGAGGTCCTGGTGGCGGCATTAAGAGAACGGAATCTGATGGCTTCCGACCCGACTGCTATTGGCCATCGCGTTGTTCATGGCGGCGAAACCTTCCGCGAAGCGGCCCTGATCGACGATGACGTACTATCGGCTATCGACGAATGTGCCGGGCTTGCCCCACTGCACAACCCGGTCAACCTTGCGGGCATCCGCGCAACCCTTGAGCAATTTCCCGGAGTTCCACAGGCCGCGGTTTTCGATACTGCATTTCACCAGACACTCCCTGAACATGCGTACCTGTATGCCGTTCCAGGCAAGTGGTATCGCGAATGGGGGGTTCGTCGCTATGGCTTCCACGGCACCAGCCATTCATTCATGGCGACCGAAGCCGCCCGGATTCTTGACAGACCACCGGAACAAACCTCGATCATTTCCGCACATCTGGGGAATGGTTGCAGCATCACCGCCATCCGCGATGGCTGCAGTGTTGACACCAGTATGGGGCTGACACCACTTGAGGGCCTGGCGATGGGCACCCGCAGCGGCGACGTGGACCCCGGCCTGTTTGATTTTCTTCGCAGCAAAGGCATTGAGGCCGAGGAAGTCCATCGCTCCCTGAACCAGCAAAGCGGGCTGCTAGGGCTCTCCGAAAAGACCAACGATATGCGGACGCTCTGCGAGTCGGCCGATCAGGGCCATGCACCCTCCCGGACCGCTATTGAGGTTTTCTGTTTCCGTCTGGCACGGTACGTGGGCGCAATGATGGCCTCGCTGGATCGGCTGGACGCGCTGGTATTCACCGGCGGTATCGGTGAGAACAGTGCCCGCGTGAGGGAAAGAACCATCGCCCATCTGCAGCTTCTCGGTTTTCATCTGGACGCCAACCGGAATGACAGCCACGGTAAAAGCAGCAGCGGCCACATAGAAAGCGCCAATTCCCGCTTCCCGGTTCTGGTGATACCCACCAACGAAGAACTGGTTATTGCCCGGGAGGCCTCCCGACTGGCCAGCGCGCGGAACAAAACCTAA
- the pta gene encoding phosphate acetyltransferase codes for MAKSLFFSPTSMDSGLTSVCLGMLRALERVGVSVGFYKPFSQSVHRAESVHNDGQDSSVAFVRSSSHLNPPDPIPLKEAQQQLNRGKSDYLLETVVGEYHKVASHFDVVIIEGLVPDQNEAYIARLNVEVARNLGSDVILVSTPKALDAPELDEELDFSARLFAGANDPDVIGVVLNKIGEPERSGLEPRSTAARPVLPAMDFRGRCKVFSEGRFRLLAEIPWQPELLAPRVSDIARELELPVLSEGQMHSRRVHKVSVCARSIRNMTDTLRPGTLMVTPGDREDIIVTTALAALNGVPLAGLMLTGGLMPDQRVIDLCHRALDTGLPVLGSDTNTYETAHMLANLSSATPIDDPERIEKVMEAVATRVDTDWLQAHLKVERQSRLSPPAFRYQLSERARAANKRIVLPEGSEPRTVQAAIISHKHKLARCALIGNPAEIRRVADSQDLELPEDIEIIDPAEVRQRYIDPMVKLRKNKGLAPDMAEAMLEDNVVLGTMMVALDEADGLVSGAIHTTANTVRPALQLIKTHDHAKVVSSVFFMLLPQQVVVYGDCAINPDPNAEELADIAIQSAESAEAFGIDPVVAMISYSTGESGSGQDVDKVREATRIARERRPDLLIDGPLQYDAAAIESVAKSKAPDSKVAGKATVFVFPDLNTGNTTYKAVQRSANVVSIGPMLQGLRKPVNDLSRGALVEDIVFTIALTAVQAKQVEDAGLSKS; via the coding sequence ATGGCAAAGAGTCTCTTTTTCTCGCCAACGTCTATGGATTCCGGGCTGACATCCGTCTGCCTGGGTATGCTGCGGGCTCTGGAGCGGGTCGGTGTAAGCGTGGGCTTCTACAAGCCTTTCAGCCAGTCGGTACACCGCGCGGAATCCGTGCATAACGATGGCCAGGATTCATCAGTCGCCTTCGTCCGGTCAAGCAGCCATCTTAACCCCCCGGACCCCATTCCGCTCAAGGAAGCACAGCAGCAGCTGAATCGTGGTAAATCCGATTACTTGCTGGAAACGGTGGTGGGTGAGTATCACAAAGTCGCCAGTCATTTCGACGTGGTGATTATTGAAGGCCTGGTCCCGGATCAGAACGAAGCTTATATCGCCCGCCTGAATGTGGAAGTAGCCCGCAATCTGGGTTCGGATGTGATTCTGGTCAGCACGCCGAAAGCGCTTGATGCGCCCGAGCTCGACGAGGAGCTTGATTTCTCTGCTCGTCTTTTCGCCGGCGCCAACGACCCTGATGTGATCGGAGTCGTGCTGAACAAGATTGGAGAACCCGAAAGATCCGGGCTCGAACCTCGATCGACCGCCGCCCGGCCTGTACTGCCAGCAATGGATTTTCGAGGGCGCTGCAAGGTTTTCAGTGAAGGCCGTTTCCGCCTTCTGGCGGAAATCCCCTGGCAACCGGAGCTTCTGGCCCCACGGGTATCTGACATTGCCCGGGAGCTGGAACTGCCCGTTCTCAGTGAAGGCCAGATGCATTCCCGGCGGGTACATAAGGTATCCGTTTGCGCCCGCAGTATCCGCAACATGACCGACACCCTGCGGCCCGGCACCCTGATGGTCACGCCCGGAGACCGGGAAGATATCATCGTGACCACCGCTCTGGCGGCTCTGAATGGTGTACCCCTCGCGGGCCTGATGCTCACCGGGGGGCTGATGCCTGACCAGCGGGTAATTGATCTTTGCCATCGCGCGCTGGATACCGGGCTGCCGGTACTTGGCTCCGATACCAACACCTATGAAACCGCTCATATGCTGGCAAACCTATCGTCAGCCACGCCCATTGACGATCCGGAACGCATTGAAAAGGTGATGGAGGCCGTAGCAACGCGGGTTGATACAGACTGGCTGCAGGCCCACCTCAAGGTGGAGCGTCAGAGCCGCCTTTCGCCTCCGGCCTTCCGCTATCAACTTTCCGAGCGTGCAAGGGCGGCCAACAAGCGAATCGTACTGCCGGAGGGAAGCGAACCCAGAACCGTTCAGGCTGCGATTATCAGTCACAAACACAAGCTTGCCCGGTGCGCGTTGATCGGCAATCCGGCTGAAATCCGCCGGGTGGCAGATTCCCAGGATCTGGAACTACCTGAGGACATCGAAATTATCGACCCCGCCGAGGTTCGCCAGCGTTATATCGATCCAATGGTGAAGCTCAGAAAGAACAAAGGCCTGGCACCGGATATGGCGGAAGCCATGCTGGAAGACAATGTGGTGCTCGGCACCATGATGGTCGCTTTGGACGAAGCTGACGGGCTGGTGTCCGGCGCTATTCACACCACCGCCAACACGGTGCGCCCTGCCCTGCAGCTGATCAAGACCCACGACCACGCCAAAGTGGTGTCATCCGTTTTCTTCATGCTCTTACCTCAGCAGGTGGTGGTGTACGGCGACTGCGCCATCAATCCGGACCCGAACGCGGAGGAACTGGCGGATATCGCAATCCAGAGTGCCGAATCCGCTGAGGCCTTCGGTATTGATCCCGTGGTCGCGATGATCAGCTACAGCACGGGAGAATCAGGAAGTGGGCAGGATGTGGATAAGGTCCGGGAAGCAACCCGCATTGCCCGGGAGCGACGCCCGGACCTGCTGATCGACGGTCCTCTGCAGTACGACGCCGCCGCTATCGAAAGCGTTGCCAAGAGCAAGGCCCCGGACAGCAAGGTTGCCGGCAAGGCAACGGTGTTTGTGTTCCCGGATCTGAATACCGGCAACACCACCTATAAGGCAGTCCAGCGCAGCGCCAACGTGGTCAGCATCGGCCCGATGCTGCAGGGGCTTCGAAAACCAGTAAACGACCTGTCACGGGGCGCGTTGGTGGAAGACATTGTCTTTACCATTGCGCTGACCGCTGTACAGGCCAAACAGGTTGAAGATGCGGGGCTGAGCAAGAGCTAG